Within Trachemys scripta elegans isolate TJP31775 chromosome 12, CAS_Tse_1.0, whole genome shotgun sequence, the genomic segment AGATGATGTCGGGTGCGATAAGCGTCTCTTCCCAGGAGGAGAAGTTGTGAGTGAAATGTGGTCTCTAGAAAGCGTGTGATGATGTTTGTATTACATGCAGCCATTTGTTCCTGTCTCTCACGCTGCTTCTTATTTGACTCTCTAGTCTTTCTTGAACACATTTCCTTCTGTTCTGTAATTGAACTCAACTGGTGTGCATGACacaggggtgggggctcaggtAAAACAGCCCTGAACTGGGGGTACACCGTTCCTTTGGGTGCCCAAAGCCTGGCATTTCCATGGGGATCCCGTCATCAGGGGTTGGCGATGGTAGGGAGCCAACAGTCAGCTGGTACAGGCAAGGCTCCCTCTCTCCAGAGAGGGGGGTAACCAGGTGACACACAGGCCTGAGCACCCCGAGAACCATCACAGCCTCAACCCAGGAGCTAAATCTCTCCCCACTGGAGCTGGTTGAATATTTCCAATGAAAACATTGTCCCCAAAGGGAAACAACCCACCATTGTCTTCACAGAGACCCCAACTCACAGGCCCTTCCTCGCCCCCTCCTGCTTTCCTTCTTTTGCCTCCATTTTGTACCTTTCTATAGACCCCAGatgaaggagaaaacaaaagaaattcaaTGCCAACAACTTGGTGAATGCTGAAAAACCAGTTCTTTATTTAAGCTTGATAAATGCGTTGCGTTTCAGCAGCAGATTCCACCCCTCAGTGATCCCAAAGCAGAATTCAGGCTGCAGATTATAATGAGAGAAGACAGATGAAGAAGATGACATGAAATCAGCTGCGTTGCTAACTAGATTTGGAGAGAAGCAGGGGAACGGGAAGCGGATGAGCTGGGTTTGCAAGCTGGGAGGAGGGCACTGAGAAGTGGTAAGCGTGGATTTGAAGGGACTGAATtgatcccattgattttcaggAGGCCAATGCAAGACTCAACCCAAGAATCTCTCGTCCTGCAGACACCCATAAAATCCCCACTAGGCACCACCCGACTCCttctggcacctaaataccttttaaaagcTGGCCCCTTGTCTACTATGTTTGGAAGAACTATACAAGATTTTGTCTGTTTTCTTTCAGACTGATTGTTGCCTCATGCAATTGATAGGGATTGTCTAGCACAGGAAGGAAAATGAATATTGAAAGGCAGAAGCACTCAATGTATGTGTGACtttgaaagattaaaagaaattgctttaaaaagggggaaccCAATTAATAGGCTGTTTTAATACAGGAATGCAgtgttaaaaatgaataaaatcaaGAGCCTAAGATGAGCAAAGAATGACAGAAAATGTGGATGAGCATCTACTGAATAATGACggaagcagcagagaaagtaACAGACCAGAAATCTGAGCACTGCAGCAAGTGTCTAATAGAAAATAAGAAGATTATCATCCTCCAATGAACCCCAACACAGGGTATATAAACAGGGGTCATCATGGTGGACCTCAGAGTTTTgctgaccgtgcagaggctgcagggtgagcgggggagcaggtggcacaggggctgcagggcgaggaggagctgGTGAACCCAGAAGTGCTGCCAGACACTTGGACAGACCATGTGTCCCACGTTCTCCTGTGCCAGGCTTACCAGGCTGAGAAGAAGTGGCGGACTTCCTTTTGGAGGTTGTATCGCTTGGTGTTTCTTTAATCTCAGTATCTGAAAGTTCCCGTGCTGTGTCTGCTCTCTTCGTAGCACATTGTGGAGGAACTGTATCTTGCATTTTAACTAAGCAATGCCATTAGCATGTTTCTCCTTCTTCAGCCCAAGTCAATGGCCTCAGAGAACCATCAAAAATAAAGAAAGCAACTGCTTTTGCTAGTTTATACTAGtgcctttcccacccccacccccccaaacacacacacacactagaaagCACAGGGACCAGATTAGTAGGATGCCTTCAGACAAAGTGCTTCAGAGAATTACTTAAAGTGTGACAAATGCATTGGAGAGACTGAAGATCTGATTATCATAAAATAGGCTTGGTCGACACTACTTATTTACTTTAGTATAACTATGTCATTAAGCCAACTAAGTGATTGGTCTATGGTATGAGTCCTGGGCCCCAACACTGGTCTATCTATGACCATTGAGTGTCAGACTGCATGTGTATTTTGGGTTCAGTACATTCCTAGGATAGTTGGTGTAGCTAATCTTTGATCTGTAAAGCTGATGATTATAAACCTTGTTGACTTTAGAAGTACTTTCCAGGGTGAAAATAGACCTGAGAAGAGTTAAGCATTAAATGAGAACACTAATGCTCCCTGGACTCAATAATACAGGGTAATCCTAATTAAATTTCACTCAAACATGGACAGCAAATGCAGTTTGCTATATTTCAGATTTCAAATCTACTCTGGCCCCTTGGCAAATCCATGGTATTGACCCTCGTTCTCACTTACAACACTGCAGGGATTCCTCTGGTTTCCACCGGACACTCGATACTGAAGGAGTCCAAAGCAAATTCTGGGCTGTGACTAACAGTAACAATTGGAGAGAGAACATGTCATTCAATCACTGACAATACAGATGAGATTTGGAAGGAGGTTTGGGAAAGGCTGTGAAGGAGGTGGAGGAAGGAGAATGGACAGGTGGCAGGGGGAGAAGTTTGGGCCGGCCGTGTGTCCTTATCATTAAAGCTGGTTGAGATATTGGTTTTCAAGGAAAATTGGATTGTTTTGcaaaaggaaaatattcccaGCAAGTGTCAGCTTCCCTCGAAAACAGGGTCATTTTTTTGGTCAGAAGACCTGAAAATGCTTGGCTACAAATAAAACATTATCCAGTTTTcagcaaatatatttttgtttcctttggcAGTGTTTTGCCAAGAActtttcagtttggggcatgtTTTTGCCAAATTTTTCAGGTTTCAGCTCTTTTCTGTCCAATTTTCTGAGGTTTCAGCAGCTTTTAgtccattttgttgttgttgttttggtttttcaatAGAGAATCCAAATTTCGCACAAGAAACTCAAACCCCATTTTCAGACcagctgtaataataataataggaagaAAAGGACATTTAATGGAACCATCTACATTGCAAACAAGCTTTGGGTAAAGCTGGGAACAGATGAAAAACAGGAGTTGAATGTTGGGGATTCTGGGAGAAATTTTGGGCAGCTCGGGGAAAGATCTGAAGGGGCAGTACTAGGGCAAAGAAGCTGACATGCACACATCTAGAATATCATCATGGTGCTGGCATCCTCCATTCTCGCAGAGGCTCAGGCAACCAGAGACAGAGGGATGCGGTCGGGTGGGTTATTTTCTTTGGTGAACTGGATGTCTCTGCAGAACAAGACGGGCTCCTGGCCTATGCCGAGCTGGTACTGCCAGATGTACAGGTTCTTTTGGGGCTCCAGGGTCACCTGGATTGACTCCTCTTCTTCTCGGGCTTCATTCCAGTCCTCCTGTTCCGTGCGGATGCTTCTCCCGCTGTACTCGGCCTTGAGGGAGAACTGGAACTTGGTGATGAGCTCGATGAGTTTTCCGGCCTTAATGGACATCTCAGCAGAGATGCTCCAGTTGTGCTCAATGCTGGACATCTTCTCCTTAGCAAAGCCCACCTTGTGGGTGACCTTGTCGGACCAGGTGATGGGGGAGTCGGAGTCATTGTACAGGATCTTTATGCACTCCCAGCCGGCAGAGAAGATGCCTTCGGTGAGGGTCACCCCCCCGGGGAAGAAGTTCAGCACGTCAGGGTGGATGGAGTAGACGGAATTGAGGCTGGCAGAACTCATCTCATTGTACAAGTAGAACTGAGCCCCCCACTTCTCGTCCACCTGGATCAGGGTTAGGAAGTAACCGATCCCAAAGTAGTAAAGCCCCTTTGTGCATTCGGAGTGCAGGACGAAATTTCTTTCACCTTCAGCTGTTCTCAAATCAGTCACCCACCGCATTTCACCCTGGTTTTGGAAAATGATGAAGAATTGAGAACCAGTCTTCCCATAGTGGTCCCCGCTGCGGCACCTGGGATGCAAGTCAAAGACCAGGGGTTTCTCATCCATGCTCAGGTCCTTCACCACCCGGTAGGAGCCGCCTTTGAGGATGTAGATATCGGGGTCCCCCACGCAGCCCATGTAGTGATCCCCACCCCGGCATGCAGGGTGCAGTCTCTGGATCTTGATGTTGCGCCCGTTCTCGAGGAGCTCTGTCTGCAGGTAGCAGCCCAGGTCGGAACGGACGATGCAGTCTCCATTGTCGTTGCGGAAGATGTCTGTGCCCGGGGAGTCCTTCCGAGGGACCAGTGATCCAGTGACTGACctggagccctggggtggggacaaagtggagggaagggaggggagcagtTGGCAAAAGGATCAAGGCAGTTTGAGAAGATCATGTGCACGTGGGGTTGGATTAGGAGACATCAGGGAACTTCTCTGTTTCtatcaatggaaaaaaatttcAGCGACACCAGGAGCGAATCCCTCAGGGCAACAACGACCCCTCTTCACTCACCCTAGTGGAGCTATGGCCGATATACACCAGCTGGAGGAGACTGGTGCAATTACACCAATGGAGCTAGGGACATTTGATATTAGCTCATCTGATCTTTCATGAATCTTTCATGCTTGAAGACCCCCGGTTCCAACAGGGACGAGGCACCTGggaccagtggcgtagccaggttctaacatcagggggagcgaacacataaaaaaaggtgccacccgacatatcaaattactaattacatacttttaatttgttatacatatttattttgtacttaaaataaaaacacaagaatgatccagCCATGGAAGGATTTGCACAGCTGGCATTTCGCAGGAGAACTTTAGATTATACTTAGATATactttagatcaggggttggcaacctttcagaagtggtgtgccaagtcttcatttattcactttaatttaaggttttgcgtgccggtaatacattttaatgttttttagaaggtctctttctataagtctacagtgttgtattgtaaaataaacaaggttttcaaaatgtttaagaagcttcatttaaaattaaattaaaatgttgatcttacaccgccagcccactgctggtctggggttctgttcacctaggccagcagcgggctgagtggggcctgcaccggaccccagctggcaagggtccggcagccaggaccccagactggcaacgAGCTGTGCgaggccggcggctgggaccccagaccagcagtgggctgagcggctcaggcCACTtccgctcaggggttccatccgccggctcctgccagctgggatcctggctgccggacctgctcagcctgctgccggtctggggtcccagccctgcccacatacagtgggtacctaccttctccctggttctggcccattctcttcctctctctggactgagctgagggtgggaatgcactgagcacagggctgagggtgaagggtctggccaggagctagaatgagggagggggctcagggttggggcaggaggtttgggtgtggggcacttacctgggcagcttccatttggtgcgaggggtgcaggtgggaatgtggggggagggggtgcaggagctcccatttggtgctcagggagatgtggggggatgcatggggtgtgggggggggggggggtctgggtatgTCTgagggtgccagagtcagggctggggtcgtgggtggtggtggtgaaacagtcaagcagagggctgggtgtgtatgaggggggtacagggctcagggcaggggcctggggtgtgtgctgggcacagggctcagggcacgggCCTAGGGGGTGTGCAgggttcagggctcagggcacGGGCCTAGGGGGTGTgcagggttcagggcagagggctgggtgtgtatgtagggggggcagggcagagggcagggtgtatgtgggggtggggtcagggcgctgggcagagggctgggtgtgtgtgagggggggtcaggacagggggctggggtgtgtgtgcccctattccactccctccttccccaaggccctgcccccacttcttcTCTGcagaccctgggactcccatgccccatccaaccctccctgctccctgactgccccctccagagaccccccacccctaaccaccccgcccaggatcccaccccctatccaacccaccctgctccctgtcccctaactgcccccaccccttatccaacaccctggccccggaccccttaccatgaggctgctagcagcatgttctgctccgcgcagagccagacacactgccccgtgggagcgcgcagccccacccctcagAGCGCTGTGCGTgcggcggcatggctccaggggaggggagaatgtgggGGAGGGACCGGCGGCTTGCTGTACTCAGCCAGGCGCTCCGGCCCAGAAGCGTggaccccgcggcttgccgcgcTGGAAGAGTGGGGccatttggccacccctgcattaaggtgtgcctgggcacacccggtaCCCCGTGTGCATGCCtatgcttctgccccctgcccccgcgggggagggggagcggagaagagcgggccgggcaggatttttaatggctgTTCCGGCGGCAGtgctcaggggttccatctgccagctcctgccagccaggatcccggctgccggacccgctcagcccgctgccagtctggggtcctggccctgcccacatacagtgggtacctaccttctccctgttctggcccattctcttcctctctttgcactgagctgagggtgggagtgcactgagcacagggctgggggtgaagggtctggccaggagctagaatgagggagggagcttagggttggggcaggaggtttgggtgtggggcacttacctgggtagctcccatttggtgtgaggaGTGCAGGTAGGaatgtgggggtgtgtgtgcaggagctcccatttggtgctcagggtgggggtgagaatgtgtggggtgcaagagtcaagagagggggggaaggggccagcGGCTTGCTGTGCTCGGCCGGGCGCTCCAGCCCGAAAGCGCagaccccgcggcttgccgcgcTGGaagagtggagccatttgcccacccctgcattagggtgtgtccgggcacaccccgtgcgcacgcctatgctcctgcccccttcccccctgggggagtggggggcggagaagagcgggctggaccgggctgggcagggcaggatttttaatggcacgctggtctggcaggcagcagcatgccattaaaaatcagctcgcgtgccgtctttgtcacgtgtgccataggttgccgacccccatTTTAGATTCTAGAAAGTAAATGACAGATTACAGTAGTTTATAATTgtcacaggtttttaaaaaatactggccattttttccagttactcatttcattttaaaatcaatcaatGAAATGCACTTTATTTATAATAGACCGTAATACTAACGTCACCAAAACCACATGACAAATACAAGTTTTCTGAGAATTGGTGAGCAAAGATCTCATAGCTCTTCAGAGTTGGACAAAGCAGTAATTTCCCTTAAAGTAGCTTTATTCATgggggttttttaaacaaaagacatCTCTAAGACACAGGAGGGCAGTctaacatttttgaaacactgaGTACTGAACGTTAGGGTTTTTAACCAATTTAAGCTGTACACACACTGCTTAATTTGTGCAAGGGTTTGCCAAGGCTGAGTCCCAGCCCCTGtaggcttggcaattcatagcccTGGTACCCGTAGGTTTGCTGCGTCagttatgaaagaaaaaaaattatttgagccCTGCCACCTTTCAGTACGAATTAAGCACTGATCTAGCGACATTTATTCTTCTTTTTAGAGCCTCACCTCGTAGAGGCCTGTGagtatgtgagaatctcagctatcattaacaacaacaaacacaAGATACTAGCACTCATGGGAGAGGGGCAAAGctaaaaaaccagaaggcaaatacaaagaaccCCAATtgtcttatattttaaaatctcgtgatttttaagccaatcttgggATATTTGGGGGCTTGCCGATGATTTTTTGAGTGCTTGGCATTAGCACTAGTAAGGGAATCACCTGCTTTTCAAGGCCATCCAGGATATATCCCTTTGAAAAATCAAGGACAAAGGTTATTGTTTGGAGAC encodes:
- the LOC117885702 gene encoding uncharacterized protein LOC117885702, encoding MGSRSVTGSLVPRKDSPGTDIFRNDNGDCIVRSDLGCYLQTELLENGRNIKIQRLHPACRGGDHYMGCVGDPDIYILKGGSYRVVKDLSMDEKPLVFDLHPRCRSGDHYGKTGSQFFIIFQNQGEMRWVTDLRTAEGERNFVLHSECTKGLYYFGIGYFLTLIQVDEKWGAQFYLYNEMSSASLNSVYSIHPDVLNFFPGGVTLTEGIFSAGWECIKILYNDSDSPITWSDKVTHKVGFAKEKMSSIEHNWSISAEMSIKAGKLIELITKFQFSLKAEYSGRSIRTEQEDWNEAREEEESIQVTLEPQKNLYIWQYQLGIGQEPVLFCRDIQFTKENNPPDRIPLSLVA